From Ictidomys tridecemlineatus isolate mIctTri1 chromosome 2, mIctTri1.hap1, whole genome shotgun sequence, the proteins below share one genomic window:
- the Ccr3 gene encoding C-C chemokine receptor type 3, producing MATSFPETELALEAVGTTPYDYDLAPPCEKVNIKELGARFLPPLYSLVLVVGLLGNVVVVLILTKYRRLKVMTNIYLLNLAISDLLFLFTLPFWIHYVGWNEWVFGPFMCKLLSGFYYLGLYSEIFFIILLTIDRYLAIVHAVFALRARTVTFGVSSSIFTWVLAVLAALPEFIFHESQQGSEESVCSPLYPEDEEDSWKRFHALRMNILGLALPLLIMAVCYSGIIKTLLRCPNRKKYKAIRLIFIIMVVFFVFWTPYNLVLLLSAFQMNLLEYSCERSRHLDLAMQVTEVIAYTHCCVNPVIYAFVGERFQKYLRHFFHRHVAIYLGKYIPFLPTEKLERSSSVSPSTGEPELSVVF from the coding sequence ATGGCCACCTCCTTCCCCGAGACTGAGCTTGCCCTGGAGGCAGTTGGAACCACACCCTACGACTACGACTTGGCACCGCCCTGTGAAAAAGTCAATATCAAGGAGCTGGGGGCGAGGTTTCTGCCCCCGCTGTACTCCCTGGTGCTCGTGGTGGGGCTCCTGGGCAACGTGGTGGTGGTGCTGATCCTCACCAAGTACCGGAGGCTCAAGGTCATGACCAACATCTATCTGCTCAACCTGGCGATTTCTGACTTGCTCTTTCTCTTCACTCTTCCCTTCTGGATCCACTACGTTGGGTGGAACGAGTGGGTTTTTGGTCCTTTCATGTGCAAGCTCCTCTCGGGGTTTTATTACCTGGGCTTGTACAGCGAGATCTTTTTCATCATCCTGCTGACCATCGACAGGTACCTGGCCATCGTCCACGCCGTGTTTGCCCTTCGAGCCCGGACGGTGACTTTCGGTGTCAGCAGCAGCATCTTCACCTGGGTCCTGGCAGTGCTGGCGGCCCTCCCCGAATTTATCTTTCACGAGTCCCAACAGGGCTCCGAAGAGTCTGTCTGCAGTCCTCTCTACCCAGAGGACGAGGAAGACAGCTGGAAGCGTTTCCATGCTCTGAGAATGAACATCTTGGGTCTGGCGCTCCCTCTGCTCATCATGGCCGTCTGCTACTCTGGGATCATCAAAACCCTGCTGAGATGCCCCAACAGAAAAAAGTACAAGGCCATCCGGCTCATTTTTATCATCATGGTGGTCTTTTTCGTTTTCTGGACCCCCTACAACCTGgttctccttctctctgcttttcaaATGAACTTACTGGAGTACAGCTGTGAGCGCAGTAGACATCTGGACCTGGCCATGCAGGTGACGGAGGTGATCGCCTATACCCACTGCTGCGTCAACCCTGTCATCTACGCCTTCGTGGGCGAGAGGTTCCAGAAATACCTGCGCCACTTCTTCCACAGGCACGTGGCCATCTACCTGGGCAAATACATCCCATTCCTTCCTACCGAGAAACTGGAAAGAAGCAGTTCTGTCTCCCCATCTACTGGGGAGCCGGAACTGTCTGTGGTGTTTTAG